Proteins from one Celeribacter indicus genomic window:
- a CDS encoding ABC transporter substrate-binding protein, whose translation MTKIFTTTALAGAFAGTLVAAASAETIGISIPAATHGWAGALNFHAEQTVDRLEEAYPDLDFVLTTTSDPAAQVSDLEDMVATRNIDALVVLPFESEPLTGPIKRIADSGVWVTVVDRGLAQEGIEDLYVAGDNASFGSTAGRYFADTLEEGAKVVVMRGIPSTVDNERVEGFNAALEGSGIEVLAMDHANWNRDNAFTLMQDYLSRFPEIDAVWAADDDQAVGALAAIEQAGREGEMVVVGGAGMKEMVDRIRNNDETVPVNVTYPPAMISTAIEMTALGLVSSAPMTGDFIIASELITPENAEAFYFEDSPY comes from the coding sequence ATGACGAAGATCTTCACGACCACTGCACTGGCGGGTGCGTTCGCGGGAACGCTCGTCGCCGCCGCCTCGGCGGAAACCATCGGGATCTCCATCCCGGCGGCCACCCATGGCTGGGCGGGCGCGCTGAACTTCCACGCCGAACAGACCGTCGACCGGCTCGAGGAGGCCTATCCCGATCTCGATTTCGTGCTCACCACGACCTCGGATCCGGCGGCGCAGGTTTCCGACCTCGAGGACATGGTCGCGACCCGCAACATCGACGCGCTCGTGGTGCTGCCGTTCGAATCCGAACCGCTCACCGGCCCGATCAAGCGGATCGCGGACAGCGGCGTCTGGGTGACGGTGGTCGACCGCGGGCTTGCCCAGGAGGGGATCGAGGATCTCTATGTGGCGGGCGACAACGCGAGCTTCGGCAGCACGGCAGGCCGGTATTTCGCCGACACGCTCGAGGAGGGCGCAAAGGTCGTGGTGATGCGCGGCATCCCCTCGACCGTGGACAACGAGCGGGTGGAGGGGTTCAATGCCGCGCTCGAAGGCTCCGGGATCGAAGTGCTGGCGATGGATCACGCCAACTGGAACCGCGACAATGCCTTTACCCTGATGCAGGACTACCTGTCGCGCTTCCCGGAGATCGACGCGGTCTGGGCGGCGGATGACGACCAGGCCGTCGGCGCGCTCGCGGCCATCGAACAGGCGGGCCGCGAGGGCGAGATGGTCGTCGTCGGCGGCGCCGGGATGAAGGAGATGGTCGACCGCATCCGCAACAACGACGAGACCGTGCCGGTGAACGTGACCTATCCGCCGGCGATGATCTCCACCGCGATCGAGATGACCGCGCTCGGCCTCGTCTCCAGCGCGCCGATGACGGGGGACTTCATCATCGCCTCCGAACTGATCACCCCGGAGAATGCCGAGGCCTTCTATTTCGAGGACAGCCCCTACTGA
- the rpoN gene encoding RNA polymerase factor sigma-54 produces MELRPNLFSQQKQTISITSQVIQSIKLLHFGQNELRDFLREQAERNPLIEVTLGREFTVDPAPEPAREEAARPVREAENDGYARKSYLSGTGGGVAFGAEKRSLEEYCPVGTTLREALHGQVALSIADPQDQFIAREIVESLDPDGYFRRDPEEIANILGVGEARVTEVLGMVQTFEPTGVGARDLAECLRLQLVERGQDDPAMLTLVDNLDLLANFDIARLARLCGLSQDGVMELARKIRELDPRPGRCFDTDPVLPALPDVQVEMHEDGRISVELNTSLMPRVLVDREYYAEIRQASRGVEDARFVTDCMRNANWLVRNVDQRAQTILRVATEIVTRQRAFFEQGLEHLKPLYLRDVAEAVGLHESTVCRATTDKYMMTPRGMFELKFFFMNSLGSTDGSEELSAETVRQKIRHMIEAETAATVLSDSAIMAALQAEGIDIARRTVAKYREMLHIPTSQKRKRMKRAQAIGTEAVCA; encoded by the coding sequence ATGGAACTGAGACCAAATCTGTTCAGCCAGCAGAAGCAGACGATCTCGATCACCTCGCAGGTGATCCAGTCGATCAAGCTGCTTCACTTCGGCCAGAACGAATTGCGCGACTTCCTGCGGGAACAGGCCGAGCGCAATCCGCTGATCGAGGTCACGCTCGGCCGGGAGTTCACGGTGGATCCCGCGCCCGAACCCGCGCGCGAGGAGGCGGCGCGCCCGGTGCGCGAGGCGGAAAACGACGGCTACGCCCGCAAGTCCTATCTCAGCGGCACCGGCGGCGGCGTGGCCTTTGGCGCGGAGAAGCGCAGCCTCGAGGAATATTGCCCGGTCGGCACGACGCTGCGCGAGGCGCTGCACGGACAGGTGGCGCTTTCGATCGCGGACCCGCAGGACCAGTTCATCGCCCGAGAGATCGTCGAGTCGCTCGATCCCGACGGCTATTTCCGACGCGATCCCGAGGAGATCGCGAATATCCTCGGCGTCGGGGAGGCGCGGGTGACGGAGGTGCTGGGCATGGTCCAGACCTTCGAGCCGACCGGCGTCGGCGCGCGCGACCTGGCGGAATGCCTGCGGCTCCAGCTCGTCGAGCGGGGGCAGGACGATCCGGCGATGCTGACGCTCGTGGACAATCTCGACCTGCTCGCGAATTTCGACATCGCGCGGCTCGCGCGGCTGTGCGGCCTGTCGCAGGACGGGGTGATGGAGCTGGCCCGGAAGATCCGCGAACTCGACCCGCGTCCGGGCCGTTGTTTCGACACCGATCCGGTGCTGCCGGCGCTGCCGGACGTTCAGGTGGAGATGCACGAGGACGGGCGCATCTCCGTCGAGCTGAACACGAGCCTGATGCCGCGGGTTCTGGTGGACCGGGAATATTACGCGGAGATCCGGCAGGCGAGCCGCGGGGTGGAGGACGCCCGTTTCGTCACCGACTGCATGAGGAACGCGAACTGGCTGGTGCGCAATGTCGACCAGCGGGCCCAGACGATCCTGCGGGTCGCGACCGAGATCGTGACGCGGCAGCGCGCCTTCTTCGAGCAGGGGCTCGAACATCTGAAACCGCTCTATCTGCGCGATGTGGCGGAGGCGGTGGGGCTGCATGAATCCACCGTGTGCCGGGCGACGACGGACAAATACATGATGACCCCGCGCGGCATGTTCGAGCTGAAGTTCTTCTTCATGAATTCGCTCGGTTCGACGGATGGCAGCGAGGAGCTGTCGGCGGAGACCGTGCGCCAGAAGATCCGCCACATGATCGAGGCGGAGACGGCGGCCACCGTGCTGTCGGACAGCGCGATCATGGCCGCGCTCCAGGCGGAAGGCATCGACATCGCGCGCCGGACGGTGGCCA
- a CDS encoding amidohydrolase family protein — translation MSKRLEGRDEPILEPDLPIIDAHHHLFDKPALRYMLEDYLEDVRAGHNVVASVYVEASAFHRAGGPEILKPLGEIEFANGVGAICASGAYGDVRLCAAIVGYADLRQGDGIGWLLDRAMAAAPDRFRGIRQITMEHPSNLPFRYFFTGRPPEGVFGHPEFRNGFRQLAQRGLTYDATGFHLQLPDIAALADAFPDTTLIVNHMTVAMGLEMDAGARAELFADWRGKLVEVAKRPNVMCKIGGLGMPIWGFGLDAREDALGYRDLAEVWRPFVETAIEAFGADRCMMESNFPPDARSCGYVPLWNAFKHIVAGASQEEKRALFAGTAARVYRIGLP, via the coding sequence ATGAGCAAAAGACTGGAGGGCAGGGACGAACCGATCCTGGAGCCGGATCTCCCGATCATCGACGCGCATCACCACCTCTTCGACAAGCCGGCGCTGCGCTACATGCTCGAGGACTATCTCGAGGATGTGCGCGCCGGGCACAATGTCGTCGCCTCGGTCTATGTCGAGGCCTCGGCCTTTCACCGCGCCGGGGGGCCGGAGATCCTGAAACCGCTGGGCGAGATCGAATTCGCCAACGGGGTCGGGGCGATCTGCGCCAGCGGGGCTTATGGCGATGTGCGGCTCTGCGCGGCGATCGTCGGCTATGCGGACCTGCGGCAGGGCGACGGGATCGGCTGGCTGCTCGACCGGGCGATGGCGGCCGCGCCGGACCGCTTCCGCGGCATCCGCCAGATCACGATGGAACATCCGAGCAACCTGCCGTTCCGCTATTTCTTCACCGGGCGGCCGCCCGAGGGCGTGTTCGGCCACCCGGAGTTCCGCAACGGCTTCCGCCAGCTCGCGCAGCGCGGGCTCACCTATGACGCCACGGGATTCCACCTTCAGCTTCCCGATATCGCGGCGCTTGCCGACGCCTTTCCCGACACCACGCTGATCGTCAACCACATGACCGTCGCGATGGGGCTCGAGATGGATGCCGGGGCGCGGGCGGAGCTTTTCGCGGACTGGCGCGGCAAGCTCGTCGAGGTCGCGAAACGGCCGAACGTGATGTGCAAGATCGGCGGGCTCGGCATGCCGATCTGGGGCTTCGGCCTCGACGCGCGCGAGGATGCCCTGGGCTATCGTGATCTCGCGGAGGTCTGGCGGCCCTTCGTCGAGACGGCGATCGAAGCCTTCGGCGCGGATCGCTGCATGATGGAGAGCAATTTCCCGCCCGACGCGCGCTCCTGCGGCTATGTCCCGCTCTGGAACGCGTTCAAGCATATCGTGGCGGGCGCCTCGCAGGAGGAGAAGCGCGCGCTGTTCGCGGGAACGGCGGCGCGGGTCTACCGGATCGGCCTGCCCTGA
- a CDS encoding tautomerase family protein has product MPHVNVKMMPGRDDALKRRLAEAITRTVTEVLGAAESSVSVAIEDVPGRDWKDAVYVPEIVNRPETIFKEPGYDPT; this is encoded by the coding sequence ATGCCCCATGTCAATGTCAAGATGATGCCGGGGCGCGACGACGCGCTCAAGCGCAGGCTCGCGGAGGCGATCACCCGCACGGTGACGGAGGTGCTCGGCGCCGCCGAAAGCTCCGTCTCCGTGGCGATCGAGGACGTCCCCGGCCGCGACTGGAAGGACGCGGTCTATGTCCCCGAGATCGTCAACCGCCCCGAGACCATCTTCAAGGAACCGGGGTACGACCCGACCTGA
- a CDS encoding NAD-dependent succinate-semialdehyde dehydrogenase, with translation MTQDTERRQSYPQVGLLIDGTWIYDRPACHHVENPSDESLLGPVPGATPEDLARALTAARKGFETWRRVPMAERAALLRRTAALMHERIEEIATVITLEQGKTLPDARNEVRRSSTFLEWDAEQLQRSYGRIVHTDGPLDQLVVREPIGPVAAFTPWNVPLSAPSRKISGSLAAGCSVIIKPAEETPATACLFARCFIDAGLPEGVLQVVFGDPAQVSETLILSPVIRMITLTGSVGVGKTLTGLAARGMKPVLMELGGHAPVLIGPDVDPAGVAAMASAAKFRMAGQLCVSPSRFLVHRDVYEPFVTEFARGADALRQGDGFAEGIDMGPLANGRRVEAISALVEDARDRGARIAAGGKRVGNKGHFYAPTVLADVPLEADAMHVEPFGPLAACVPVADMDAALSIANSLEVGLAGYIFTNDFAEADRLAAALECGSVAVNNFGSPGADAPFGGYKESGIGREGGMESLDSYTISKTIMRRAARV, from the coding sequence ATGACCCAGGACACCGAACGACGCCAAAGTTACCCGCAGGTGGGCCTGCTGATCGACGGGACGTGGATTTACGACCGCCCCGCCTGCCACCACGTCGAGAATCCGAGCGACGAGAGCCTCCTCGGTCCGGTGCCGGGGGCGACGCCCGAGGATCTCGCGCGCGCGCTCACCGCGGCGCGGAAGGGGTTCGAGACCTGGCGCAGGGTGCCGATGGCCGAGCGCGCCGCGCTCCTGCGCCGCACCGCCGCGCTGATGCACGAACGGATCGAGGAGATCGCGACGGTGATCACGCTCGAACAGGGAAAGACGCTGCCCGATGCGCGCAACGAGGTGCGGCGGTCCTCCACCTTCCTCGAATGGGATGCCGAACAGCTCCAGCGCAGCTACGGGCGGATCGTGCATACCGACGGACCGCTCGACCAGCTCGTCGTGCGCGAGCCGATCGGGCCGGTCGCCGCCTTCACCCCGTGGAACGTGCCGCTCTCCGCGCCCTCGCGCAAGATCAGCGGCTCGCTTGCCGCCGGCTGTTCGGTGATCATCAAGCCCGCAGAGGAGACGCCGGCGACGGCCTGTCTCTTCGCCCGATGCTTCATCGACGCGGGGCTTCCCGAAGGCGTGCTCCAGGTCGTGTTCGGCGATCCCGCGCAGGTGTCGGAAACGCTGATCCTCTCGCCGGTGATCCGCATGATCACGCTGACCGGCTCGGTCGGGGTGGGCAAGACGCTGACCGGGCTCGCCGCGCGCGGGATGAAACCCGTGCTGATGGAGCTCGGCGGTCATGCGCCGGTGCTGATCGGCCCGGATGTGGATCCGGCGGGGGTGGCGGCGATGGCCTCGGCGGCAAAGTTCCGCATGGCCGGGCAGCTCTGCGTCTCGCCCTCGCGGTTCCTCGTGCATCGGGACGTCTACGAACCCTTCGTGACCGAATTCGCGCGCGGCGCCGACGCGCTCCGGCAGGGCGACGGTTTCGCGGAGGGGATCGACATGGGGCCGCTCGCCAACGGGCGCCGGGTCGAGGCGATCTCGGCGCTGGTCGAGGATGCGCGCGACCGCGGCGCGCGGATCGCGGCGGGCGGCAAGCGGGTCGGCAACAAGGGGCATTTCTATGCGCCTACCGTGCTTGCCGACGTGCCGCTCGAGGCCGATGCGATGCATGTCGAGCCCTTCGGCCCGCTGGCGGCCTGTGTGCCGGTCGCGGACATGGATGCGGCGCTCTCCATCGCCAATTCGCTCGAGGTGGGGCTCGCCGGCTATATCTTCACCAACGATTTCGCGGAGGCCGACCGGCTCGCCGCGGCGCTTGAATGCGGCTCTGTCGCGGTGAACAATTTCGGCAGCCCCGGCGCGGACGCACCCTTCGGCGGCTACAAGGAAAGCGGGATCGGCCGCGAGGGCGGGATGGAATCGCTCGACAGCTACACGATCTCCAAGACGATCATGCGGCGCGCGGCACGGGTCTGA
- a CDS encoding C4-dicarboxylate TRAP transporter substrate-binding protein, which yields MSKPVFKPLLLGLGLAAAASGGASAETFRAATWNAANSPNTRFLNDVAELVAEASGGEMEFEVYSGGSLLPPDGTLPGLESGVAQLANITAAYIPSDMPINNILADLSFMADDQLALAFAATEANFFDPMLRGELDDKNIVFATGFTIGIYNLICGFEADSIDDFQGRKIRTSSSAQIAFTEEIGGVSVSVPGTEIYTGIQRGSLDCAMGTPLFLTDFFKLNEVAKSVYLMPFGSNANGGYYFNKDFWQDRTPEERRILLNALSRATARSMIDWAADIEAAIEAAREAGVALNEPEETGMEQLNDFKARFLEDLPQSSMDKRGVEDPTEMIANVTALIDKWKGLLAEVDTSDLDAVTALLDREIFDKVDVETYGME from the coding sequence ATGAGCAAACCCGTCTTCAAACCCCTGCTGCTGGGGCTCGGCCTTGCCGCGGCGGCGTCCGGCGGCGCGAGCGCCGAAACCTTTCGCGCCGCGACCTGGAACGCGGCGAATTCGCCCAACACCCGCTTTCTGAACGACGTGGCCGAACTGGTCGCGGAGGCATCGGGCGGCGAGATGGAATTCGAGGTCTATTCCGGCGGCTCGCTGCTGCCGCCGGATGGCACGCTTCCGGGGCTCGAGAGCGGGGTGGCCCAGCTCGCCAACATCACCGCCGCCTACATTCCCTCGGACATGCCGATCAACAACATCCTCGCCGACCTGTCCTTCATGGCCGACGACCAGCTCGCGCTTGCCTTCGCCGCGACGGAGGCGAATTTCTTCGATCCGATGCTGCGCGGCGAGCTCGACGACAAGAACATCGTCTTCGCCACCGGCTTCACCATCGGGATCTACAACCTGATCTGCGGGTTCGAGGCGGATTCGATCGACGATTTCCAGGGGCGCAAGATCCGCACCTCCTCGAGCGCGCAGATCGCCTTCACCGAGGAGATCGGCGGGGTGTCCGTTTCCGTGCCGGGGACGGAGATCTACACCGGCATCCAGCGCGGTTCGCTCGACTGCGCGATGGGGACGCCGCTGTTCCTGACCGATTTCTTCAAGCTCAACGAGGTGGCGAAATCGGTCTACCTGATGCCCTTCGGGTCGAATGCGAACGGGGGCTATTATTTCAACAAGGACTTCTGGCAGGACCGCACGCCCGAGGAGCGGCGCATCCTGCTTAACGCGCTGTCGCGGGCGACCGCGCGCAGCATGATCGACTGGGCCGCCGACATCGAGGCGGCGATCGAGGCCGCGCGCGAGGCCGGCGTGGCGCTCAACGAGCCGGAGGAGACGGGCATGGAGCAGCTCAACGACTTCAAGGCGCGTTTCCTCGAAGACCTGCCGCAAAGCTCGATGGACAAGCGCGGGGTCGAGGATCCGACGGAGATGATCGCCAATGTCACGGCGCTCATCGACAAGTGGAAGGGCCTTCTGGCCGAGGTGGACACGAGTGATCTGGACGCGGTCACGGCGCTGCTCGACCGGGAGATCTTCGACAAGGTCGACGTGGAAACCTACGGGATGGAGTGA
- a CDS encoding sigma-54 interaction domain-containing protein → MTKEHDEVIGLRGVVISDIRGKCLAAIGVAEDMRIRAIISTREWLEEAAARRVTPILLNDAKYIAFVSRVGETYLVLLSEPPTETVLQFVSNVEFAFDIIDHILTDPYDAMAIVDKKANVAFISPVHEKYLGLQPGEAVGRNVRDVIENSRLHQVVKTGVAEVGQVHRMKGRDRIVSRHPIRRDGEIVGAIGRIMFKGPQQVEALARKINVLEKEIEIYKAKSTTSSASDKILDSIIGQSFAIQSVREQIRKIAPLDIPVLIQGESGTGKELVAQALHRLSSRQDGRLVTVNAAALPESLVESELFGYEAGSFTGADRKGRAGKFEQADKGTIFLDEIGDMPLEVQSKLLRVLQDRMVERVGGDKPKRVDFRLCSATNRDLESDVDQGKFRLDLFYRISPVCIYLPSLEERREDIPLLLNHFVTEIAAQYNRERPEVDYDVAQLLMQRSWPGNVRQLRHTVERAMVFAEGGKLTVEDFQRNSAPSFEKPAPARGKPAASTLQTSLDQFETRLINETISRFQGDRARAAEVLGVPLAYLDERLEQVS, encoded by the coding sequence ATGACCAAAGAGCATGACGAGGTGATCGGCCTCAGGGGAGTCGTGATCAGCGACATCCGGGGCAAGTGTCTTGCCGCGATTGGCGTCGCCGAGGACATGCGCATCCGGGCGATCATCTCCACCCGCGAATGGCTCGAGGAGGCCGCGGCGCGCCGGGTGACCCCGATCCTGCTCAACGACGCGAAGTATATCGCCTTCGTGAGCCGGGTGGGCGAGACCTATCTCGTGCTGCTGTCCGAACCCCCGACGGAAACCGTGCTCCAGTTCGTCTCCAACGTGGAATTCGCCTTCGACATCATCGACCACATCCTGACGGACCCCTATGACGCGATGGCCATCGTGGACAAAAAGGCCAATGTCGCCTTCATCTCCCCGGTGCACGAGAAATATCTCGGCCTGCAACCGGGCGAGGCGGTGGGCAGGAACGTGCGCGACGTGATCGAGAATTCGCGCCTTCACCAGGTGGTCAAGACCGGCGTGGCCGAGGTCGGACAGGTCCACCGGATGAAGGGGCGCGACCGGATCGTGTCGCGCCATCCGATCCGCCGCGACGGCGAGATCGTCGGGGCGATCGGGCGCATCATGTTCAAGGGCCCGCAACAGGTCGAGGCGCTGGCCCGCAAGATCAACGTGCTCGAGAAGGAGATCGAGATCTACAAGGCGAAGAGCACGACGAGCTCCGCCTCCGACAAGATCCTCGACAGCATCATCGGCCAGAGCTTTGCGATCCAGTCCGTGCGCGAACAGATCCGCAAGATCGCGCCGCTCGACATCCCCGTGCTCATCCAGGGCGAGAGCGGCACGGGCAAGGAGCTCGTGGCGCAGGCGCTGCATCGCCTGAGCTCGCGCCAGGACGGCCGGCTGGTGACCGTGAACGCCGCCGCCCTGCCGGAATCCCTCGTCGAGAGCGAGCTCTTCGGCTACGAGGCCGGCTCCTTCACCGGCGCCGACCGCAAGGGCCGCGCGGGCAAGTTCGAACAGGCGGACAAGGGCACGATCTTCCTCGACGAGATCGGGGACATGCCGCTCGAGGTGCAGTCGAAGCTTTTGCGCGTGTTGCAGGACCGGATGGTCGAGCGCGTCGGCGGCGACAAGCCCAAGCGCGTGGATTTCCGGCTGTGCAGCGCGACCAACCGCGACCTTGAATCCGACGTGGACCAGGGCAAGTTCCGGCTCGACCTGTTCTACCGGATCAGCCCGGTCTGCATCTACCTGCCCTCGCTCGAGGAACGGCGGGAGGACATCCCGCTCCTGCTCAACCATTTCGTGACGGAGATCGCCGCGCAATACAATCGCGAGCGGCCGGAGGTGGACTATGACGTCGCCCAGCTCCTGATGCAGCGGAGCTGGCCCGGAAACGTGCGCCAGCTCCGCCACACCGTCGAGCGCGCGATGGTCTTCGCGGAGGGCGGCAAGCTGACGGTGGAGGATTTCCAGCGCAATTCCGCCCCCTCCTTCGAGAAACCCGCCCCGGCAAGGGGAAAGCCGGCGGCGAGCACGCTCCAGACCTCGCTCGACCAGTTCGAGACGCGGCTCATCAACGAGACGATCTCCCGCTTCCAGGGCGATCGGGCGCGGGCGGCCGAAGTGCTCGGTGTGCCCCTCGCCTATCTCGACGAAAGGCTCGAACAGGTCTCCTGA
- a CDS encoding ABC transporter permease, with the protein MTSAVTEKTARRTPRRRVDLKVIGPIVALIALILIGMALNPNFLSYANITNVLARSAFIGIIAVGMTFVITAGGLDLSVGSMAAFIAGLMILTMNVLTDRLGVSLPVILIGIAVALLAGLVAGLINGVLITKVGIEAFIVTLGTMGIYRSLITWLADGGTLSLGFEMRELYRPVYYGGLFGVSWPIIAFFVVALIGEVVMRHTAFGRHCAAIGSNEKVARFSAVSVIRVRLATYALLGLLVGFAVVMYVPRLGSASSATGLLWELEAIAAVIIGGTLLKGGFGRVWGTVVGVLILSLIGNILNLTDFVSPYLNGAIQGVVIILAVVLQRSRGAER; encoded by the coding sequence ATGACATCCGCCGTGACGGAAAAGACTGCGCGCAGGACGCCGCGCAGGCGTGTGGATCTCAAGGTGATCGGGCCCATCGTGGCGCTGATCGCGCTGATCCTCATCGGTATGGCGCTCAATCCGAATTTCCTGAGCTATGCGAACATCACCAATGTGCTCGCGCGCTCGGCCTTTATCGGCATCATCGCCGTGGGCATGACATTCGTCATCACGGCGGGCGGGCTCGACCTCTCGGTAGGGTCGATGGCGGCCTTCATCGCCGGGCTGATGATCCTCACCATGAACGTGCTGACCGACCGTCTGGGCGTGAGCCTGCCGGTGATCCTGATCGGGATCGCGGTCGCGCTGCTCGCGGGGCTCGTGGCGGGGCTGATCAACGGTGTGCTGATCACGAAGGTGGGGATCGAGGCCTTCATCGTCACGCTCGGCACGATGGGCATCTATCGCTCGCTCATCACATGGCTCGCGGATGGCGGGACGCTCAGCCTCGGGTTCGAGATGCGCGAACTCTATCGCCCGGTCTATTACGGCGGCCTCTTCGGGGTGAGCTGGCCGATCATCGCCTTTTTCGTCGTCGCCCTGATCGGGGAGGTGGTGATGCGCCACACCGCCTTCGGACGGCATTGCGCGGCCATCGGCTCGAATGAAAAGGTCGCCCGCTTCTCCGCCGTTTCGGTGATCCGGGTGCGGCTTGCGACCTATGCGCTGCTCGGGCTGCTCGTCGGCTTTGCCGTGGTGATGTACGTGCCGCGGCTCGGCTCGGCCTCCTCGGCCACGGGGCTGTTGTGGGAGCTCGAGGCGATTGCGGCGGTGATCATCGGCGGCACGCTGCTCAAGGGCGGGTTCGGCCGCGTCTGGGGCACGGTGGTCGGGGTGCTGATCCTGAGCCTGATCGGCAATATCCTCAACCTCACGGATTTCGTGAGCCCCTATCTCAACGGCGCGATCCAGGGCGTCGTGATCATCCTCGCCGTGGTGCTGCAACGCAGCCGCGGCGCGGAGCGGTAA
- a CDS encoding TRAP transporter large permease, with protein MDRIEIGLVGIAAALILIAMRMQVGVVLGIVAFLGIGALTSMDAAWGILTAIPQKFIAQWSLSAVPMFLLMGYIAAQTGLTKGLFASARIFLGRVPGGLASATVVASALFASASGSSVATSAAFSRIAVPEMLASNYRPSLATGAVAASGTLGSLIPPSVLMILFGIFTETSIGALFVGGVVPGLLSALIYIGMITIRARLDPTLAPVHEHGHSREDIWAAVRDIWPLPALILGVLGGMFAGIFSPTEAGAIGAGLAVLIALFRGSLTRASIREALIETAEGTCTVFIIAIGATMFSVFMGLTSVPMALADRMLGAVDSPIAVIGMIAVLFVVLGMFIEGISLMLLTIPIIQPVLQGMGVDMVWFGIIMIKLLEIGLITPPVGMNVYVIRSALGSSVSLSEIFRGAFWFIGMDVLTLVLLIAFPAITLFLPSVML; from the coding sequence ATGGACCGGATCGAAATCGGACTGGTCGGGATCGCCGCCGCCCTCATCCTCATCGCGATGCGGATGCAGGTCGGCGTGGTGCTCGGCATCGTCGCCTTCCTCGGGATCGGGGCGCTGACCAGCATGGACGCCGCCTGGGGCATCCTCACGGCGATCCCGCAGAAATTCATCGCGCAATGGAGCCTCAGCGCCGTGCCGATGTTCCTGCTCATGGGCTATATCGCGGCGCAGACCGGGCTGACGAAGGGGCTTTTCGCCAGCGCGCGGATCTTCCTCGGGCGGGTGCCGGGGGGGCTTGCCTCCGCCACGGTCGTGGCCTCCGCGCTCTTCGCCTCCGCCTCGGGGTCGAGCGTCGCGACCTCGGCGGCCTTCTCGCGCATCGCGGTGCCGGAAATGCTCGCCTCGAATTACAGGCCCTCGCTCGCGACCGGCGCGGTGGCGGCCTCGGGCACGCTCGGCTCGCTGATCCCGCCGAGCGTGCTGATGATCCTCTTCGGCATCTTCACCGAGACTTCCATCGGCGCGCTCTTCGTCGGCGGGGTGGTGCCGGGCCTGCTGTCCGCGCTGATCTACATCGGTATGATCACGATCCGCGCGCGGCTCGACCCGACGCTTGCGCCGGTGCATGAACACGGCCATTCGCGCGAGGATATCTGGGCGGCGGTCCGCGACATCTGGCCCCTGCCGGCGCTGATCCTCGGCGTGCTCGGCGGCATGTTCGCGGGGATCTTCTCCCCGACGGAAGCGGGTGCCATCGGCGCGGGGCTTGCCGTGCTGATCGCGCTGTTCCGCGGCTCGCTCACGCGCGCCTCGATCCGGGAGGCGCTGATCGAGACGGCGGAGGGCACCTGTACCGTGTTCATCATCGCGATCGGCGCGACGATGTTCTCGGTCTTCATGGGGCTGACGAGCGTGCCGATGGCGCTGGCCGACCGGATGCTCGGCGCGGTGGACTCCCCGATCGCGGTGATCGGCATGATCGCCGTGCTGTTCGTCGTGCTCGGCATGTTCATCGAGGGGATCTCGCTGATGCTGCTGACCATCCCGATCATCCAGCCGGTGCTTCAGGGCATGGGCGTCGACATGGTCTGGTTCGGGATCATCATGATCAAGCTGCTGGAAATCGGGCTGATCACGCCGCCGGTCGGCATGAACGTCTATGTGATCCGGAGCGCGCTCGGCTCTTCCGTGTCGCTGTCGGAGATCTTCAGGGGCGCGTTCTGGTTCATCGGGATGGACGTGCTCACCCTGGTCCTGCTGATCGCCTTTCCCGCCATCACCCTGTTCCTGCCGAGCGTGATGCTCTGA
- a CDS encoding TRAP transporter small permease gives MKAVEHALKYCAYLLIALAGLSLLAMMIHVFADVVLKYFFNDPIPGTAEVVARYYMVAAVFLPLPLVELRNSGVAVDLFYGMFGTAMRRLMVLVAYLGQLCFFSILAWQSWADAMRAMAKGEYVDGQIVVIVWPASFFLPAGFGIAALVSLLRIVQVLLRDDWEDVVEYGGPVEAQADAGEVR, from the coding sequence ATGAAAGCTGTTGAGCATGCGCTGAAATATTGCGCGTATCTGCTGATCGCGCTCGCCGGGCTGAGCCTTCTGGCGATGATGATCCACGTCTTTGCCGACGTCGTCCTGAAATATTTCTTCAACGATCCGATCCCCGGCACCGCCGAGGTGGTGGCGCGCTATTACATGGTGGCCGCCGTCTTCCTGCCCCTGCCGCTCGTGGAACTGCGCAACAGCGGCGTGGCGGTGGACCTGTTCTACGGCATGTTCGGCACGGCGATGCGGCGGCTGATGGTCCTCGTGGCCTATCTCGGGCAGCTCTGCTTCTTTTCGATCCTCGCCTGGCAATCCTGGGCGGATGCGATGCGGGCGATGGCGAAGGGCGAATACGTGGACGGGCAGATCGTCGTGATCGTCTGGCCCGCGAGCTTCTTCCTGCCCGCCGGTTTCGGCATCGCGGCGCTGGTGAGCCTGTTGCGGATCGTGCAGGTGCTCCTGCGCGACGACTGGGAGGATGTCGTGGAATACGGCGGGCCGGTCGAGGCACAGGCCGACGCAGGGGAGGTGCGCTGA